The proteins below come from a single Aegilops tauschii subsp. strangulata cultivar AL8/78 chromosome 6, Aet v6.0, whole genome shotgun sequence genomic window:
- the LOC109733920 gene encoding cytochrome b5 domain-containing protein RLF: protein MADGDSSDFTFCKVDYAENDGRLDSPNSIAVASMTLEDVAGDGETKKVQDDKQTVSPVTDEKSSSISSRANGVSLQESNLKEPVVPTSSGESVQSNVLAQPKPLKKSAVRAKVPFEKGFSPMDWLKLTRTHPDLAGLKGQSNRRLISLEEVKQHKTGDCVWTVLKGRVYNIGPYMKFHPGGVDMLMKGAGKDCTALFNKYHAWVNAEFLLEKCLVGYLDPNE from the exons ATGGCAGATGGGGACTCGTCCGACTTCACCTTCTGCAAG GTTGACTATGCTGAAAATGATGGTCGCTTGGACTCCCCTAATTCCATCGCTGTGGCAAGTATGACACTGGAGGATGTTGCCGGTGATGGTGAGACTAAGAAGGTTCAGGATGACAAGCAAACAGTCAGTCCAGTTACTGATGAAAAATCTAGTTCCATATCTAGTCGCGCCAATGGTGTATCACTTCAAGAGTCCAATTTAAAAGAACCAGTTGTACCAACCAGTAGTGGAGAGTCTGTGCAGTCAAATGTATTAGCTCAACCAAAACCTTTAAAGAAATCTGCTGTACGGGCAAAGGTTCCTTTTGAGAAGGGCTTTAGCCCAATGGACTGGCTTAAGCTGACTCGTACACATCCAGATCTGGCAG GGCTCAAGGGACAGTCAAATCGAAGGTTAATTTCTTTGGAAGAAGTTAAGCAGCATAAAACTGGAGATTGTGTCTGGACAGTTTTAAAAGGTCGTGTGTACAATATTGGTCCCTACATGAAATTTCATCCTGGAG GAGTTGATATGCTTATGAAGGGTGCTGGAAAAGACTGCACTGCTTTGTTCA ATAAATACCATGCCTGGGTGAACGCAGAGTTCCTCTTGGAGAAATGCCTCGTGGGATACCTTGATCCCAATGAGTAG
- the LOC141026204 gene encoding uncharacterized protein: MLSTGKRSSSVIVGRTESGHHTYTIDGHPTGNHCRSPPFQVGGHNWCVTYFPNGVDAAYADHVSLGILLDEDVKAPVKLKHYFCLAGEAKDEAEQAAWLSFAKLGYYTRENGSTYATFIKAEDMNFGKDPRVSIL, from the exons ATGTTGTCCACCGGCAAGCGGTCGAGCTCCGTCATCGTTGGCCGCACGGAGAGCGGCCACCACACTTACACCATCGATGGCCATCCCACCGGGAACCACTGCAGGTCGCCACCCTTCCAAGTCGGCGGCCACAACTGGTGCGTCACCTACTTCCCAAACGGCGTGGACGCGGCCTACGCGGACCACGTATCCCTCGGTATACTCCTCGACGAAGATGTCAAGGCCCCCGTGAAGCTGAAGCACTACTTCTGCCTCGCCGGCGAGGCGAAAGACGAGGCGGAGCAAGCTGCGTGGCTGTCGTTTGCTAAGTTGGGATACTATACCAGGGAAAACGGCTCGACCTACGCGACCTTCATTAAAGCGGAAGACATGAATTTCGGAAAAG ACCCGCGGGTGAGTATACTTTAG